Proteins from a single region of Streptomyces spectabilis:
- a CDS encoding fic family toxin-antitoxin system, toxin component, translating to MSQPEPPHPLDVTFLLHAAELLDGDPQVDDYGPLYAATARVNARALEHDIYGSLFLKAAALLQTLVKLPCLEHSNEAFAWHATEAYLMLNERRLDYPPKAAAALVRDAATGTLGVARIARQLRDWANI from the coding sequence GTGAGCCAGCCGGAACCGCCACACCCGCTCGACGTCACCTTCCTGCTGCACGCCGCGGAACTCCTGGACGGGGACCCGCAGGTCGACGACTACGGGCCCCTCTACGCCGCCACCGCACGGGTCAACGCCCGGGCGCTGGAACACGACATCTACGGATCACTCTTCCTCAAGGCCGCAGCCCTCCTCCAGACCCTAGTCAAACTGCCCTGCCTGGAACACTCCAACGAAGCCTTCGCCTGGCACGCCACCGAGGCCTACCTCATGCTCAACGAACGCCGACTCGACTACCCGCCCAAGGCGGCCGCCGCACTCGTACGCGACGCGGCCACCGGAACGCTCGGCGTCGCCCGCATCGCCCGCCAGCTACGCGACTGGGCCAACATCTGA
- a CDS encoding ATP-binding cassette domain-containing protein, giving the protein MTSTTRGNGHIVVTGARENNLKDITVRVPVGKLTVVTGVSGSGKSSIVFDTIAVESQRQLNEIYPSFIRNRLPRHERPRFERIENLTPAVVVDQKPVGGGSRSTVGTMTEANAVLRVLFSRYGKPSAGPSSAYSFNDPQGMCPSCEGLGRTTQVDVEKLIDFSKSLNQGAIQHPSFAVGKSYWQMYAEIGLFDPDKPVGAYSKKDRELLLHGSGFKSTRTTHSGNVLVSEYEGLVDRFTRRFIKPGLNSLKDRQREAAERVVADQVCPDCGGSRLNAAARATKVGRHTLADYCAMEVTDLVAVLERIKGPAATAVVPAALAVLHRIEAIGLGYLSLDRATPTLSGGEGQRLKTVRQLGSSLSGMTYIFDEPSVGLHPLDVARLNTLLCALRDKGNTVLVVEHDRDVIAIADHIIDVGPGAGTHGGEIVFEGTVKQLKTSGTLTGRCFKRSPDIKGDHRKPTGRLSVRGARLHNLKNVTVDFPLGVLTAVTGVAGSGKSTLISGVFATEHPEAIVIDQSAIGISPRSTPATYTDVWDRIRTQFAKDFKVDPGLFSFNSAGGCPECKGRGTITMDLAFMDPVTTVCELCDGTRYRAEVLDYKIAGKNVVDVLGMTVEEAPDHFTDPAVLDRLAPLEEVGLGYLTLGRPLTELSGGERQRIKLANRLHEKSRVYVFDEPSTGLHMADLDHLLALLDRLVDDGNTVIVVEHDLDVIKHADWIIDIGPDAGKHGGEIVFTGTPTEMARSARTHTAEHLRASLPKEDKRPQRKA; this is encoded by the coding sequence ATGACCAGCACCACGCGCGGCAACGGACACATCGTCGTCACGGGTGCCCGCGAGAACAACCTCAAGGACATCACCGTACGCGTCCCGGTGGGCAAGCTGACGGTGGTGACCGGCGTCTCGGGTTCGGGTAAGTCGTCGATCGTCTTCGACACGATCGCCGTGGAGTCGCAGCGCCAGCTCAACGAGATCTACCCGTCGTTCATCCGCAACCGGCTGCCCCGCCACGAGCGGCCCAGGTTCGAGCGGATCGAGAACCTCACACCGGCGGTCGTCGTGGACCAGAAGCCCGTCGGCGGCGGGTCGCGCTCCACGGTGGGCACCATGACCGAGGCCAACGCCGTGCTGCGCGTGCTCTTCTCGCGTTACGGCAAGCCGAGTGCGGGGCCGTCGAGCGCGTACTCCTTCAACGACCCGCAGGGCATGTGCCCCTCCTGCGAAGGGCTGGGCCGCACGACCCAGGTGGACGTCGAAAAGCTGATCGACTTCAGCAAGTCCCTGAACCAGGGCGCCATCCAGCACCCGTCGTTCGCCGTCGGCAAGTCGTACTGGCAGATGTACGCCGAGATCGGTCTCTTCGACCCGGACAAACCCGTCGGCGCGTACTCCAAGAAGGACAGGGAACTGCTGCTGCACGGCAGCGGCTTCAAGTCCACGCGCACGACCCACAGCGGCAACGTCCTCGTCAGCGAGTACGAGGGGCTCGTGGACCGCTTCACACGACGCTTCATCAAGCCCGGCCTGAACTCGCTCAAGGACCGCCAGCGCGAGGCCGCCGAGCGCGTCGTCGCCGACCAGGTCTGCCCGGACTGCGGCGGCTCCCGGCTCAACGCGGCGGCACGCGCCACGAAGGTCGGCAGGCACACCCTCGCCGACTACTGCGCGATGGAGGTCACCGACCTCGTCGCCGTCCTGGAGCGCATCAAGGGACCGGCGGCCACCGCGGTCGTCCCGGCCGCCCTCGCCGTCCTCCACCGCATCGAAGCGATCGGCCTGGGCTATCTGTCCCTGGACCGCGCAACGCCCACGCTCTCCGGCGGCGAGGGGCAGCGCCTGAAGACGGTGCGTCAGCTCGGCAGCAGCCTCAGCGGCATGACGTACATCTTCGACGAACCGAGCGTCGGCCTGCACCCGCTGGACGTCGCCCGGCTCAACACGCTCCTGTGCGCGCTGCGCGACAAGGGCAACACCGTCCTGGTCGTCGAGCACGACCGCGACGTCATCGCGATCGCCGACCACATCATCGACGTAGGGCCCGGCGCCGGCACGCACGGCGGCGAGATCGTCTTCGAAGGCACAGTCAAGCAGCTCAAGACCAGCGGCACCCTCACAGGCCGATGCTTCAAGCGCTCGCCCGACATCAAGGGCGACCACCGCAAGCCCACCGGCCGCCTGAGCGTCCGAGGCGCCCGTCTGCACAACCTCAAGAACGTCACCGTCGACTTCCCCCTCGGCGTGCTCACCGCCGTGACCGGCGTGGCCGGATCGGGCAAGAGCACACTCATCTCGGGGGTGTTCGCCACCGAGCACCCCGAGGCGATCGTCATCGACCAGTCGGCCATCGGCATCTCGCCCCGCTCGACACCCGCCACCTACACCGACGTCTGGGACCGCATCCGTACGCAGTTCGCCAAGGACTTCAAGGTCGACCCCGGGCTCTTCAGCTTCAACTCGGCGGGCGGCTGCCCCGAGTGCAAGGGCCGCGGCACCATCACCATGGACCTGGCCTTCATGGACCCGGTGACCACCGTCTGCGAGCTGTGCGACGGCACCCGGTACCGCGCCGAGGTCCTCGACTACAAGATCGCGGGCAAGAACGTCGTCGACGTCCTCGGCATGACCGTCGAAGAAGCCCCGGACCACTTCACCGACCCCGCCGTCCTGGACCGCCTCGCACCCCTGGAGGAGGTGGGCCTGGGCTACCTCACCCTCGGCCGCCCCCTCACCGAACTCTCCGGCGGCGAACGCCAGCGCATCAAACTCGCCAACCGCCTGCACGAGAAGAGCCGCGTCTACGTCTTCGACGAGCCCTCCACCGGCCTGCACATGGCCGACCTCGACCACCTGCTCGCCCTCCTGGACCGGCTCGTCGACGACGGCAACACCGTGATCGTCGTGGAACACGACCTCGACGTCATCAAGCACGCCGACTGGATCATCGACATCGGCCCCGACGCGGGCAAACACGGCGGCGAGATCGTCTTCACCGGCACCCCCACCGAGATGGCCCGCTCCGCACGCACCCACACCGCGGAGCACCTGCGCGCCTCCCTGCCGAAGGAGGACAAGCGCCCGCAGCGGAAGGCGTGA
- a CDS encoding VTT domain-containing protein, giving the protein MNTLALGPEWLSADHLIAQFGLAGILVIVFAESGLFAFLPGDSLLFTAGLLVADGTRITQPLWLVCTLIVAAAILGDQVGYLIGKFVGPKLFNRPHSRLFKRENLDSAHEFMDKHGPKAIVLARFVPIVRTFAPMVAGAGSMTYRTFLTYNVVGGAAWGAGVTAAGYWLGQIAFIKEHVEGIIVGIVLISVAPVALEVLRARGKSGSVAGPRARRSGHTTTQHGRHAKRSR; this is encoded by the coding sequence TTGAACACGCTTGCGCTGGGGCCCGAGTGGCTGTCCGCGGACCACTTGATCGCACAGTTCGGCCTGGCCGGCATCCTGGTCATCGTCTTCGCCGAATCCGGGCTGTTCGCGTTCCTGCCCGGTGACTCACTCCTGTTCACCGCAGGGCTGCTCGTCGCGGACGGCACCCGCATCACCCAGCCGCTGTGGCTGGTCTGCACCCTGATCGTGGCCGCCGCGATCCTCGGCGACCAAGTCGGCTACCTCATCGGCAAGTTCGTCGGACCGAAGCTCTTCAACCGGCCTCACTCCAGGCTCTTCAAGCGCGAGAACCTCGACAGCGCCCACGAGTTCATGGACAAACACGGACCGAAGGCCATCGTGCTCGCCCGCTTCGTGCCCATCGTCCGGACGTTCGCGCCCATGGTCGCGGGCGCGGGGTCGATGACGTACCGCACCTTCCTGACGTACAACGTCGTCGGCGGCGCGGCCTGGGGCGCGGGCGTCACCGCCGCGGGCTACTGGCTCGGCCAGATCGCCTTCATCAAGGAGCACGTCGAAGGCATCATCGTCGGCATCGTGCTGATCTCCGTCGCCCCCGTAGCACTTGAAGTCCTCAGGGCGCGCGGTAAGTCCGGATCCGTCGCCGGACCCCGCGCCCGAAGGAGCGGCCACACCACGACTCAACACGGCCGCCACGCGAAACGCAGCAGATGA
- a CDS encoding serine hydrolase domain-containing protein: protein MSAHHGPATDSGSRAQQRDRLAQLARKVVAAGAPGVMVRVDDGRGKPVEVAEQAPWARSEHRLRLSDEFRMGSNTKTMMATLVLQLTAEGKLALTDPVDKWLPGQVPGGHAITLRMLLNHTSGLADYTEDPALLPSILGKDQRRWTSERLLAVGVRHDPLFAPGAKWSYSNTNYAAVGAVLENATGNSLAELVRDRIARPLGLKHTYYAEDSTWRGPHARGYEPDATHMPPGVPTEFRDYAGVPRAGHVDVSANSPSWGGAAGAVVSTARDWDRFSTALMSGRLLPAAQLAQLRTTVPIFPDRPKGPGYGLGIETLTTECGTVWSHDGGIPGYLSTHLTDPTGKRTASVLISTEAFAEFPDAFPALATASRALQSATLCAMFGKPAPGAARTG from the coding sequence GTGTCGGCCCACCACGGGCCCGCCACTGACAGTGGCTCCAGGGCACAGCAGCGCGACCGGCTGGCGCAGTTGGCGCGGAAGGTGGTGGCCGCCGGGGCGCCCGGCGTGATGGTGCGGGTGGACGACGGACGCGGCAAGCCGGTCGAGGTCGCCGAACAGGCGCCGTGGGCCCGGTCCGAGCACCGGCTTCGGCTGAGCGATGAGTTCCGGATGGGCTCCAACACCAAGACCATGATGGCCACCCTCGTCCTGCAACTGACCGCCGAGGGCAAGCTCGCGCTGACCGACCCGGTGGACAAGTGGCTGCCGGGCCAGGTGCCGGGCGGCCACGCGATCACGCTGCGGATGCTGCTCAACCACACCAGCGGCCTGGCCGACTACACCGAGGACCCCGCGCTCCTGCCGTCCATCCTGGGCAAGGACCAACGGCGGTGGACCTCGGAGCGACTCCTCGCCGTGGGCGTACGCCACGATCCCCTCTTCGCCCCCGGCGCCAAGTGGTCGTACAGCAACACGAACTACGCCGCCGTGGGTGCCGTCCTGGAAAATGCCACTGGCAACAGCCTGGCCGAGCTGGTCCGCGACCGGATCGCCCGGCCGCTCGGTCTGAAGCACACGTACTACGCCGAGGACTCCACCTGGCGCGGCCCGCACGCCCGCGGCTACGAACCCGACGCGACGCACATGCCACCGGGTGTGCCGACCGAGTTCCGGGACTACGCCGGGGTCCCCCGCGCGGGGCATGTGGATGTCTCCGCCAACAGTCCTTCGTGGGGCGGGGCGGCCGGGGCGGTGGTGTCCACCGCCCGCGACTGGGACCGCTTCTCCACCGCGCTGATGTCCGGCAGGCTCCTGCCCGCCGCGCAACTGGCGCAGCTGCGCACCACCGTGCCGATCTTCCCCGACCGGCCGAAGGGGCCCGGCTACGGCCTCGGCATCGAGACCCTCACCACCGAGTGCGGCACGGTGTGGTCCCACGACGGTGGCATCCCGGGCTACCTCAGCACCCACCTCACCGACCCCACCGGCAAGCGCACGGCGAGCGTCCTCATCTCCACGGAGGCGTTCGCCGAGTTCCCGGACGCCTTCCCCGCCCTGGCCACGGCGTCCAGGGCGCTGCAGTCCGCGACGCTGTGCGCCATGTTCGGCAAGCCCGCGCCGGGTGCGGCCCGCACTGGCTGA
- a CDS encoding SDR family oxidoreductase has product MNAEKEPSAGGGAALSGKVALVAGATRGGGRAMAVELGRAGATVYVTGRTARGAVSETGRPAETVEQTADLVTAAGGEGIAVMVDHLQDAQVRELVARIERDHGRLDILVNVIWGGDHLVEYGKKVRMWEHDLDKGRRMLRLGVESHFVTSHYALPLMIRRPGGLVVEITDGTEELNHAHYREPFFFDLAKYAPFRMVKALAQEGEEYGCTALALAPGFMRTEAVLEKFGVTEENWRDACATSPDFAMSETPAFVARVLAALATDPDVARFNGRSVSAGGLAREYGITDVDGSAPDPARYFAEVMRTGQHPDPADYR; this is encoded by the coding sequence ATGAATGCGGAGAAGGAGCCAAGCGCAGGCGGAGGGGCGGCGCTGTCCGGGAAGGTCGCGCTGGTCGCGGGGGCGACCCGCGGCGGAGGCCGGGCGATGGCCGTCGAACTGGGCCGGGCCGGGGCCACCGTCTATGTCACCGGCCGCACCGCCCGTGGCGCGGTGAGCGAGACGGGGCGTCCGGCCGAGACGGTCGAGCAGACCGCTGACCTGGTCACCGCGGCCGGAGGTGAGGGAATCGCCGTCATGGTCGACCACCTCCAGGACGCACAGGTGCGGGAGTTGGTGGCCCGGATCGAGCGCGACCACGGGCGCCTCGACATCCTCGTCAACGTGATCTGGGGCGGCGACCATCTCGTCGAGTACGGCAAGAAGGTCAGGATGTGGGAACACGACCTCGACAAGGGGCGGCGCATGCTGCGCCTGGGCGTCGAGTCCCACTTCGTCACCAGCCACTACGCCCTGCCGCTGATGATCCGGCGGCCCGGCGGCCTGGTCGTGGAGATCACGGACGGGACCGAGGAGCTCAACCACGCTCACTACCGCGAGCCCTTCTTCTTCGACCTGGCCAAGTACGCGCCGTTCCGGATGGTCAAGGCGCTGGCCCAGGAAGGCGAGGAGTACGGCTGCACGGCGCTCGCGCTCGCTCCGGGCTTCATGCGCACCGAGGCGGTCCTGGAGAAGTTCGGTGTCACCGAGGAGAACTGGCGCGACGCCTGCGCCACCAGCCCGGACTTCGCAATGTCCGAGACCCCCGCCTTCGTCGCACGGGTCCTGGCCGCGCTGGCCACCGACCCCGACGTGGCCCGCTTCAACGGCCGCTCCGTGTCCGCGGGCGGCCTGGCCCGGGAGTACGGCATCACCGACGTGGACGGCTCGGCCCCCGACCCGGCCCGCTACTTCGCCGAGGTCATGCGGACCGGGCAGCACCCCGACCCCGCCGACTACCGTTGA